From a single Arthrobacter sp. SLBN-112 genomic region:
- a CDS encoding ABC transporter substrate-binding protein has translation MKDSRPQRLGRRAFSGLAAGLGLAITLSACGGSSDPLSKSPAATGGASGGATSLVVGSADFPESQIIAELYAGALNANGITATTKPNIGSREVYFKAVQDGSVDVVPDYSGNLLLYVDKEAKEVSAADIAKALPGKLPDSLGVLDVSKAEDKDAMVVTKATAEKYQLKSIEDLAKVCSEIVVGAPATFAERAYGLPGLKKNYNCVPKKLEPFSDGGGPVTLKALLEDQVQVADIYTTTPSIADNDLVVLEDPKNNFIAQQVLPLYNKAKMTDKAKQALNSVSSTLTTDDLINLNRAVSGSQKQDAKAAATAWLKDKGIVK, from the coding sequence ATGAAAGATAGCCGTCCCCAGCGCCTTGGCAGGCGGGCGTTCAGCGGCCTGGCCGCCGGGCTTGGCCTGGCGATCACCCTGTCCGCCTGCGGTGGTTCGTCCGACCCGCTGAGCAAGTCGCCCGCTGCCACTGGCGGCGCATCGGGCGGAGCAACATCGCTGGTGGTGGGTTCCGCCGACTTCCCGGAGAGCCAGATCATCGCCGAGCTGTACGCCGGTGCCTTGAACGCCAATGGCATCACCGCCACCACCAAACCGAACATCGGCTCCCGTGAGGTCTACTTCAAGGCGGTCCAGGACGGGTCCGTTGACGTGGTGCCGGATTACAGCGGCAACCTTCTGCTGTACGTAGACAAGGAAGCCAAGGAAGTCTCCGCCGCCGATATCGCCAAGGCGCTGCCCGGCAAACTGCCGGACAGCCTGGGCGTGCTGGACGTGTCCAAGGCCGAGGACAAGGACGCCATGGTTGTCACCAAGGCAACCGCCGAGAAGTACCAGTTGAAGTCCATCGAGGACCTCGCCAAGGTCTGCAGCGAGATCGTGGTGGGGGCCCCGGCCACGTTCGCGGAGCGCGCCTACGGCCTGCCCGGATTGAAGAAGAACTACAACTGCGTCCCCAAGAAGCTGGAGCCATTCAGCGACGGCGGCGGTCCGGTGACGCTCAAGGCGCTGCTCGAGGACCAGGTGCAGGTGGCCGATATCTACACCACCACACCTTCCATCGCGGACAACGACCTGGTGGTGCTGGAGGATCCGAAGAACAACTTCATCGCCCAGCAGGTCCTCCCGCTGTACAACAAGGCGAAGATGACGGACAAGGCCAAGCAGGCGCTGAACTCCGTGTCCAGCACACTGACCACCGATGACCTGATCAACCTCAACCGGGCTGTCAGCGGCAGCCAGAAGCAGGACGCCAAGGCGGCGGCAACCGCTTGGCTGAAGGACAAGGGCATCGTTAAGTAG
- the xseA gene encoding exodeoxyribonuclease VII large subunit encodes MSDQASLPDTAPTTLPATAAETSPDNPWPLQLLSQKLKAHIDRTPSAWVEGQVIELNRRGTNAYLTLRDVDAEVSLPASVWTKVLERQNLPLERGSRVVALLKPEFWLKTGRLNMLVRDIRPVGLGDLLARIERLRQALAAEGLFAESRKKPLPLLPHRIGLITGRDSDAKKDILRNAALRWPAVEFEIREVAVQGNTAVAQVVRALRELDARPEVDVIVIARGGGALEDLLPFNSEDLIRAVAAAATPVVSAIGHEADRPLLDDVADLRASTPTDAAKRIVPEVSEELAGVRQAREQLRRCMDRMVDRESDRLAALHSRPVMAAPEGMVSVRAEEIERLLRRSSAAVSSTVVRAADQLEHLKAQVRALSPQKTLDRGYAVVELAGDQAARIAQAGHAVVRRPAEAPAGAALSIRVAEGRFGATSTGATSTGAHPGNPNQQELEEKA; translated from the coding sequence ATGTCTGACCAGGCCTCCCTTCCGGATACAGCACCCACTACCCTGCCGGCCACTGCAGCGGAGACAAGCCCGGATAACCCCTGGCCGCTGCAGCTGCTGTCGCAGAAGCTCAAGGCCCATATCGACCGCACCCCGTCCGCGTGGGTGGAAGGCCAGGTCATCGAGCTGAACCGCCGCGGCACCAACGCCTACCTCACACTTCGCGACGTGGATGCGGAGGTATCCCTTCCCGCATCTGTCTGGACCAAGGTGCTGGAACGGCAGAACCTTCCGCTGGAGCGCGGTTCGCGGGTGGTGGCCCTGCTGAAACCGGAATTCTGGCTGAAGACGGGCCGGCTCAACATGCTGGTGCGGGATATCCGGCCTGTGGGCCTGGGCGACCTGCTGGCCAGGATTGAGCGGTTGCGCCAGGCCCTGGCAGCTGAGGGCCTGTTTGCCGAGTCCAGGAAGAAGCCCCTGCCCCTGCTCCCGCACCGGATCGGCCTCATCACGGGCCGCGATTCGGACGCAAAGAAGGACATCCTGCGGAACGCGGCCCTGCGCTGGCCGGCAGTGGAATTCGAGATCCGCGAGGTCGCCGTTCAGGGAAATACCGCGGTGGCCCAGGTGGTCCGCGCCCTGCGTGAACTGGATGCCCGGCCCGAGGTGGACGTCATTGTTATCGCCCGCGGCGGCGGCGCGCTGGAAGACCTGCTGCCCTTCAACAGCGAGGACCTGATCCGGGCCGTGGCTGCTGCCGCCACCCCGGTGGTGAGTGCCATCGGGCATGAGGCAGACCGGCCGCTGCTGGATGACGTTGCCGACCTTCGGGCCTCCACCCCCACCGATGCCGCCAAGCGGATCGTTCCCGAAGTCTCCGAAGAACTTGCCGGCGTGCGCCAGGCGCGGGAGCAGCTGCGGCGGTGCATGGACCGGATGGTGGACCGGGAGTCGGACCGGCTGGCAGCACTGCACTCCCGCCCGGTCATGGCCGCGCCGGAGGGCATGGTCTCAGTCCGGGCCGAGGAAATCGAGCGGCTGCTGCGACGCTCCTCCGCTGCAGTGAGTTCCACGGTGGTACGGGCGGCCGACCAGCTTGAGCACCTGAAGGCCCAGGTCCGCGCCCTCTCACCGCAGAAGACCCTCGACCGTGGATACGCCGTCGTCGAACTGGCAGGAGACCAGGCCGCCCGGATTGCCCAGGCGGGCCACGCTGTTGTCCGCCGTCCCGCCGAAGCGCCGGCGGGAGCGGCCCTGTCCATCCGTGTGGCGGAGGGCCGCTTCGGAGCAACATCGACCGGCGCCACATCCACGGGGGCGCATCCAGGAAACCCAAACCAGCAGGAATTGGAAGAGAAGGCATGA
- a CDS encoding ABC transporter family substrate-binding protein has translation MPVRRLMQLLIAAVVAALVLSGCSGTSAPSVVVGEAKRGGSVTVAEVNAFSSFNPYSANGNTDINSKIGAITHSGFFYLDDSSKVVRNDKFGHFEKVSDDPLKVKYTVNEGVKWSDGAQIGAADLLLSWAAGSGYFDDLDPASGKGTKYFSVASDTTGLAGTLFPEVGSDGRSITIEYAAPYADWEVAFDVGLPAHVVAAKSGLNDEEDLVQLLKDTPRGNPEKPASNPELKKISDFWNSGFDAKSIPDDPAIYLSSGPYIVRDIVPEVSMKLVRNRDYVWGSEPWLDEINVRFTGAVPAAVDALRNGQADIISPRPSAATEDLLMGLSGQGITVERYKQSGYDHLDLNFSGPFANKDVREAFLKTVPRQAIADAVLGTQVPDSKPLDSHVFLPGQPKYDETVKKNGSSDYAKVDIDAAKSLLKGATPTIRILYNRDNPNRAKAFALIRDSAALAGFRVSDGGQGSADWAAALSRGGYDAALSGWIGTEAGVSRVPQIFRTGAGSNFTGYSNGDADKVMEQLAATTDLGKQDELLADVDKHVWEDAYGLPLYQTLGTTAFNSRVAGIKTSPGPLGVWWNVWDWRLS, from the coding sequence ATGCCGGTCCGGCGTCTGATGCAATTGCTCATCGCCGCGGTGGTGGCTGCCCTGGTCCTATCGGGGTGCTCGGGAACCAGTGCCCCGTCTGTTGTGGTTGGGGAGGCAAAGCGCGGCGGCAGCGTGACGGTGGCAGAGGTCAATGCCTTCTCCTCGTTCAACCCGTACAGCGCCAACGGCAATACCGACATCAATTCGAAAATCGGCGCCATCACCCACTCGGGCTTCTTCTACCTCGATGACAGCTCGAAGGTTGTCCGCAACGACAAGTTCGGGCACTTCGAGAAGGTCTCCGACGATCCGCTCAAGGTGAAGTACACGGTCAACGAGGGCGTCAAGTGGTCAGACGGTGCACAGATCGGCGCGGCCGACCTCCTGTTGAGCTGGGCCGCCGGGTCGGGCTACTTCGACGACCTTGATCCAGCCTCCGGGAAGGGAACCAAGTACTTCTCGGTAGCCTCTGACACCACCGGACTGGCGGGCACACTGTTTCCCGAAGTCGGGTCCGACGGCCGGTCCATCACCATCGAGTACGCCGCACCGTACGCCGACTGGGAAGTGGCGTTCGACGTCGGACTTCCCGCCCACGTCGTCGCTGCCAAGAGCGGCCTGAACGACGAGGAAGACCTGGTCCAACTCCTCAAGGACACTCCCCGGGGCAACCCGGAAAAGCCTGCATCAAACCCTGAACTCAAGAAAATCAGCGACTTCTGGAACAGCGGGTTCGATGCAAAGTCCATTCCCGACGATCCGGCGATCTATCTGTCCAGCGGCCCCTACATCGTCCGCGATATCGTGCCGGAAGTCTCAATGAAACTTGTCCGGAACCGGGACTACGTCTGGGGTTCGGAACCCTGGCTGGACGAGATCAATGTCAGGTTCACCGGGGCAGTGCCCGCCGCCGTCGATGCCCTGCGTAACGGCCAGGCGGACATTATCTCGCCCCGGCCGTCAGCAGCAACTGAAGATCTGCTCATGGGACTGTCGGGGCAGGGCATCACTGTGGAACGGTACAAACAGTCCGGCTACGACCATCTGGACCTCAACTTCTCCGGGCCCTTCGCCAACAAGGACGTCCGGGAAGCATTCCTCAAGACAGTTCCACGTCAGGCAATCGCGGACGCAGTCCTGGGAACCCAGGTCCCGGACAGCAAGCCGTTGGACTCCCACGTCTTCCTGCCCGGACAGCCGAAATACGACGAAACGGTGAAGAAAAACGGTTCCTCGGATTACGCCAAGGTTGACATCGACGCCGCAAAGAGCCTCCTGAAGGGCGCAACCCCCACCATCCGGATCCTTTACAACCGGGACAATCCCAACCGTGCCAAGGCGTTTGCCCTGATCCGCGACTCCGCTGCACTGGCCGGCTTCCGTGTGTCCGACGGCGGCCAGGGGAGTGCCGACTGGGCAGCCGCGCTCAGCCGCGGCGGCTACGACGCCGCCTTGTCCGGCTGGATCGGCACGGAGGCCGGCGTGAGCCGGGTGCCGCAGATCTTCCGGACCGGGGCAGGCAGCAACTTCACGGGATATTCCAACGGCGACGCGGACAAGGTCATGGAGCAGCTGGCCGCGACCACGGACCTGGGCAAGCAGGACGAGCTCCTGGCCGACGTTGACAAGCATGTCTGGGAGGACGCATACGGCCTGCCGCTCTACCAAACCCTGGGTACTACCGCCTTCAATTCCCGCGTGGCCGGCATCAAGACCAGTCCCGGTCCCCTCGGCGTGTGGTGGAACGTATGGGACTGGCGGCTGTCCTGA
- a CDS encoding 4-hydroxy-3-methylbut-2-enyl diphosphate reductase, whose product MTTSAVSLSMPTIPRRRRSPEDVAAAAPVNGAKKVLLAAPRGYCAGVDRAVIAVEKALEHYGPPVYVRKQIVHNVHVVSSLEEKGAIFVDETDEVPEGALVVFSAHGVSPAVVESAENRGLRTIDATCPLVTKVHKEAVRFAKDDFDILLIGHDGHEEVEGTSGEAPEHIQIINGPHEVDKVTVRDPEKVIWLSQTTLSVDETMETVRLLKERFPTLQDPPSDDICYATTNRQVAIKKIAPKADLVIVVGSANSSNSVRLVEVALEYGAKASYRVDFANEVDEAWFEGVATVGVTSGASVPEVLVQDVLRLLADYGYGAVEEVVTAEEDLLFSLPKELRATLKQAGDVSRALGGRRPRS is encoded by the coding sequence ATGACCACCTCGGCTGTATCCCTCTCGATGCCAACCATTCCGCGCAGGCGCCGCTCGCCTGAGGACGTAGCAGCAGCCGCCCCCGTGAACGGCGCCAAAAAGGTGCTGTTGGCTGCTCCCCGCGGCTACTGCGCAGGCGTTGACCGGGCCGTGATCGCCGTCGAAAAGGCGCTCGAACACTACGGGCCGCCCGTCTATGTGCGCAAGCAGATCGTCCACAACGTGCACGTGGTCAGCTCCCTGGAGGAAAAGGGTGCCATCTTCGTCGACGAGACGGACGAAGTGCCCGAAGGCGCACTGGTGGTCTTCTCTGCCCACGGGGTGTCCCCGGCAGTGGTCGAATCTGCCGAAAACCGCGGCCTGCGCACCATCGATGCGACCTGCCCGCTGGTTACCAAGGTGCACAAGGAAGCCGTCCGCTTCGCCAAAGACGATTTCGACATCCTCCTGATCGGCCACGACGGGCACGAGGAAGTGGAAGGCACCTCCGGTGAAGCGCCGGAGCACATCCAGATCATCAATGGACCCCACGAAGTGGATAAGGTCACCGTCCGCGACCCCGAGAAGGTCATCTGGCTGTCCCAGACCACCCTGAGCGTGGACGAGACTATGGAGACCGTCCGGCTGCTCAAGGAGCGGTTCCCCACCCTGCAGGACCCGCCCAGCGACGACATCTGCTACGCCACCACCAACCGCCAGGTGGCCATCAAGAAGATTGCGCCCAAGGCGGACCTGGTGATCGTGGTCGGCTCGGCCAACTCATCGAACTCCGTCCGGCTGGTGGAGGTGGCACTCGAGTACGGTGCCAAGGCCTCCTACCGGGTGGACTTCGCCAACGAGGTTGACGAAGCCTGGTTCGAGGGCGTCGCCACTGTGGGCGTCACGTCCGGGGCTTCAGTTCCGGAGGTACTGGTGCAGGACGTCCTGAGGCTGCTGGCCGACTACGGCTACGGCGCGGTGGAGGAAGTGGTCACCGCAGAGGAGGACCTCCTGTTCTCGCTGCCCAAGGAACTCCGCGCAACCCTGAAGCAGGCAGGCGACGTCAGCCGCGCGCTGGGCGGGCGCAGGCCCCGGAGCTGA
- a CDS encoding polyphosphate kinase 2 family protein: protein MARIVGFDQHPAESLRAGKGFSLAAVDPGSTPGYSGNKADGRLLLTEMDDELSELQEKLFAESRFGGTKRILLILQAMDTAGKGGMVNHVMAAMNPQGVQFKAFKAPTDEEKSYDFLWRIEKEVPAAGMVGVFDRSHYEDVLIHRVHGWASPDEIKRRYAAINEFEARLADSGTKVIKVMLHISGGEQKERLLARLDDPSKHWKYSRGDLDERAHWEDYMAAYQAAIDETSTPNAPWHVVPANKKWFARIAVQQLLLGALSDMLLEWPKAEFDVAAERELVARS from the coding sequence ATGGCCCGCATCGTCGGCTTTGACCAGCATCCTGCCGAATCCCTTCGGGCAGGGAAGGGCTTCTCCCTGGCCGCGGTGGACCCCGGCTCGACACCCGGGTACAGCGGCAACAAGGCCGACGGCCGGCTGCTGCTGACGGAGATGGACGACGAACTTTCCGAACTGCAGGAAAAGCTCTTTGCCGAGTCACGGTTCGGCGGGACGAAACGGATCCTGCTGATCCTGCAGGCTATGGACACCGCCGGCAAGGGCGGCATGGTCAACCATGTCATGGCGGCCATGAACCCGCAGGGCGTCCAGTTCAAGGCGTTCAAGGCCCCCACCGACGAGGAAAAGTCCTACGACTTCCTGTGGCGCATCGAAAAGGAAGTGCCGGCTGCCGGGATGGTGGGTGTGTTCGACCGTTCCCATTACGAGGACGTCCTGATCCACCGTGTCCATGGCTGGGCCAGCCCGGACGAGATCAAGCGGCGCTACGCGGCCATCAATGAGTTCGAGGCGCGGTTGGCGGACTCGGGAACGAAGGTCATCAAGGTGATGCTCCACATCAGTGGTGGGGAGCAAAAGGAGAGGCTGCTGGCCCGGCTGGATGATCCCTCCAAACACTGGAAGTACAGCCGGGGCGATCTGGACGAACGGGCCCACTGGGAGGACTATATGGCCGCGTACCAGGCGGCCATCGATGAAACGAGCACACCGAATGCGCCGTGGCACGTTGTTCCGGCGAACAAGAAGTGGTTTGCCCGGATTGCCGTCCAGCAGTTGCTGCTCGGCGCCTTGTCAGACATGTTGCTGGAATGGCCCAAGGCCGAGTTCGACGTCGCTGCTGAGCGGGAGCTCGTGGCGCGTTCCTGA
- a CDS encoding ABC transporter permease produces the protein MSNVFSDTFAWLADPLHWSGSMGIPARLGEHLQYTGLVMLIAIAIAVPVGLFVGHTGRGRVAVVALAGALRALPTLGLLILFVLLAGIGLMPPIWALVILTVPPLLAGTYAGISSVDRNVVDAARAMGMTELQVLFRAELPNALTVMFGGFRTGVLQVIATVSVVAYINLGGLGRYLFDGLVLSDFPQMLGGSLLIAVLAIAVDLVLSLFQRLFLTQGALKLSYRSQEAAVDLTDPVVAETVVQGGKS, from the coding sequence GTGAGCAACGTCTTTTCCGATACCTTCGCCTGGCTCGCCGACCCGCTGCACTGGTCCGGAAGCATGGGCATCCCCGCCCGGCTGGGGGAGCACCTGCAGTACACCGGGCTGGTGATGCTGATCGCCATTGCCATCGCCGTCCCGGTGGGGCTGTTTGTCGGACATACCGGCAGGGGCCGGGTGGCCGTCGTCGCGTTGGCCGGAGCCTTGCGTGCCCTGCCCACCCTCGGCCTGCTCATCCTGTTCGTGCTGCTCGCCGGCATCGGGCTGATGCCGCCCATCTGGGCGCTGGTGATCCTCACCGTGCCCCCGCTGCTGGCCGGAACGTACGCCGGCATCTCCAGCGTGGACCGGAACGTGGTGGACGCGGCGCGGGCCATGGGGATGACTGAACTGCAGGTCCTGTTCCGGGCCGAGCTGCCCAACGCACTCACCGTCATGTTCGGCGGGTTCCGGACCGGCGTGCTGCAGGTGATCGCCACCGTCTCCGTCGTCGCCTACATCAATCTCGGCGGCCTGGGCCGCTATCTCTTCGACGGCCTTGTCCTGAGCGACTTCCCCCAAATGCTGGGAGGTTCCCTCCTCATCGCAGTGCTGGCAATTGCCGTCGACCTCGTCCTGTCCCTGTTCCAGAGGCTGTTCCTGACCCAGGGCGCCTTGAAGTTGTCCTACCGCAGCCAGGAGGCTGCGGTTGATCTCACAGACCCCGTTGTTGCGGAGACTGTTGTACAAGGAGGTAAGTCATGA
- a CDS encoding pyridoxal phosphate-dependent aminotransferase — protein sequence MAEFRQSTKLNNVLYDIRGPILQAAQQMEAEGHRILKLNIGNPAPFGFEAPDAILVDMIRHLPHAQGYSDSRGIFSARTAVSQYYQTRGIQNIHVDDIYLGNGVSELITMSLMALLDDGDEVLIPTPDYPLWTASVALASGRPVHYLCDEESGWQPDLDDLEAKITPRTKGIVVINPNNPTGAVYPEETLKRIVALAEKHGLVIFADEIYEKILYEDAVHVNLAKLTGDDVLCLTFSGLSKAYRVCGYRAGWMAISGPKKDAADYLEGINLLANMRLCANVPAQHAIQTALGGYQSINDLILPGGRLLEQRNKAYDMLNAIPGVSTQQARGALYLFPRLDPEVYHIRDDEKFVLDLLREQKILVSHGRAFNWVRPDHFRMVTLPNVKDIEEAIGRMGDFLTRYQGN from the coding sequence ATGGCAGAATTCAGGCAGTCCACGAAGCTCAACAACGTCCTCTATGACATCCGTGGACCCATCCTGCAGGCCGCCCAGCAGATGGAGGCGGAGGGCCACCGGATCCTCAAGCTGAACATCGGAAACCCTGCCCCGTTTGGCTTCGAAGCGCCGGACGCCATCCTGGTGGACATGATCCGGCACCTGCCCCACGCCCAGGGCTACAGCGATTCCCGCGGCATTTTCTCCGCGCGCACCGCCGTCTCGCAGTATTACCAGACCCGCGGCATCCAGAACATCCACGTCGATGACATCTACCTGGGCAACGGCGTCAGCGAGCTCATCACCATGTCCCTCATGGCCCTTCTGGACGACGGCGACGAGGTCCTGATCCCAACCCCCGATTACCCGTTGTGGACGGCGTCGGTGGCACTGGCGAGCGGCAGGCCGGTGCATTACCTGTGCGACGAGGAATCCGGCTGGCAGCCCGACCTTGATGACCTGGAAGCCAAGATCACGCCCCGCACCAAGGGCATCGTGGTCATCAACCCGAACAACCCCACCGGCGCCGTCTACCCTGAAGAGACGCTGAAACGGATTGTTGCCTTGGCCGAAAAGCACGGCCTGGTGATCTTTGCCGACGAAATCTACGAAAAAATCCTGTACGAGGACGCCGTCCACGTGAACCTCGCCAAGCTGACCGGCGACGACGTCCTGTGCCTGACCTTCAGCGGGCTGTCCAAGGCGTACCGCGTCTGCGGTTACCGGGCAGGCTGGATGGCCATTTCCGGGCCCAAGAAGGATGCTGCGGACTACCTTGAGGGCATTAACCTGCTCGCCAACATGCGCCTGTGCGCGAACGTCCCGGCCCAGCACGCCATCCAGACGGCGCTGGGCGGTTACCAGAGCATCAACGACCTGATCCTCCCCGGCGGCCGGCTTCTGGAGCAGCGCAACAAGGCGTACGACATGCTGAACGCCATTCCCGGCGTCAGCACCCAGCAGGCCAGGGGAGCCCTGTACCTCTTCCCGCGGCTTGACCCGGAGGTGTACCACATCCGGGACGATGAAAAATTTGTCCTCGACCTCCTCAGGGAGCAGAAGATCCTGGTCTCGCACGGCCGTGCCTTCAACTGGGTGCGCCCGGACCACTTCCGCATGGTGACGCTGCCCAACGTAAAGGACATTGAAGAGGCCATCGGCCGCATGGGGGACTTCCTAACCAGGTACCAGGGGAACTAG
- the ychF gene encoding redox-regulated ATPase YchF, whose protein sequence is MALTIGIVGLPNVGKSTLFNALTRNQVLAANYPFATIEPNVGVVNLPDPRLQKLAGIFGSQRVLPAAVSFVDIAGIVKGASEGEGLGNQFLANIREAEAIAQVVRVFDDPDVVHVDGKVDPRSDMETINTELILADLQTIEKAVPRIEKEVKIKKREAAELAAVKAAQAVLERGDTIYSSIKSDKLEMEHLKELGLLTAKPFIYVFNADEGILGSPEKQEELRAMVAPADCIFLDAKLEADLVELDEEEAREMLEMNGQDESGLDQLARVGFHTLGLQTYLTAGPKEARAWTIRQGDTAPQAAGVIHSDFQRGFIKAEVVSFEDLVDAGSMAEAKSRGKVRIEGKEYVMADGDVVEFRFNV, encoded by the coding sequence GTGGCTCTTACTATTGGCATCGTCGGACTGCCCAACGTCGGCAAATCAACCCTCTTCAACGCGCTTACCCGCAACCAGGTCCTGGCCGCGAACTATCCGTTCGCCACCATCGAACCCAACGTCGGCGTGGTGAACCTCCCGGATCCCAGGCTCCAGAAGCTCGCCGGCATCTTCGGCTCGCAGCGTGTCCTGCCCGCCGCCGTGTCCTTCGTGGACATCGCAGGCATCGTCAAGGGCGCATCCGAAGGGGAGGGGTTGGGCAACCAGTTCCTGGCCAATATCCGCGAGGCTGAAGCCATCGCCCAGGTTGTCCGGGTCTTTGATGACCCCGACGTGGTGCACGTTGACGGCAAAGTGGATCCCCGCTCGGACATGGAGACCATCAACACCGAGCTGATCCTCGCCGACCTGCAGACCATCGAAAAGGCCGTCCCGCGGATCGAAAAAGAAGTCAAGATCAAGAAGCGGGAGGCGGCCGAGCTTGCCGCCGTCAAGGCCGCACAGGCAGTGCTGGAACGTGGAGACACCATCTACTCCTCCATCAAGAGCGACAAGCTGGAGATGGAGCACCTCAAGGAGCTGGGGCTGCTGACGGCCAAGCCCTTCATTTACGTCTTCAACGCGGACGAAGGCATCCTGGGCAGCCCGGAAAAGCAGGAGGAACTGCGGGCCATGGTGGCCCCCGCGGACTGCATCTTCCTGGACGCCAAGCTCGAAGCCGACCTCGTGGAACTGGACGAGGAAGAAGCCCGCGAGATGCTGGAAATGAACGGCCAGGACGAATCCGGCCTGGACCAGCTGGCCCGCGTGGGCTTCCACACCCTGGGGCTTCAGACCTACCTCACCGCCGGACCCAAGGAAGCACGTGCCTGGACCATCCGGCAGGGGGACACGGCACCGCAGGCGGCCGGCGTCATCCACTCCGACTTCCAGCGCGGGTTCATCAAGGCCGAGGTGGTCTCCTTCGAGGACCTCGTGGACGCCGGTTCCATGGCTGAGGCAAAGTCACGCGGCAAGGTCCGCATCGAAGGCAAGGAATACGTCATGGCCGACGGCGACGTGGTGGAGTTCCGCTTCAACGTCTGA
- a CDS encoding DNA recombination protein RmuC, producing the protein MDAFALILALLMLLLGALAGAAATYFSLRRNSHALEADFDQVSSRLSEVTAQLAAADAERRLLAVQNRELGEARTQDGSVLRALAPVAEKLSAVQQQVALLERDRVEQYGQLAQQLQEARLSDEQLIRSTHALESALRSNSARGQWGEVQLRRVVEAAGMLRHVDFVEQVHSAGHDSAVRPDLVVQLPGDKQLVVDAKVPLSSYLEAQEPGAVDPRPGQPSGLQPANEGRNRQALLAAHAKALRAHVDALGTKKYWDIPGNSPELVVCFIPAESILAAALTADAGLLDHALSRNVVLASPSTLLAVLKSVAFTWRQDVLTDSARELFELARQLYDRMGTLGENVSKLGSSLKSSVDRYNAMVGTLEARVLPTARKLNSLEETGLVTPPVVEVTPRALVAPELQGDEEAA; encoded by the coding sequence ATGGATGCTTTTGCCTTGATTCTGGCCCTTCTCATGCTGCTGCTCGGCGCGCTTGCCGGTGCCGCGGCCACCTATTTCTCCCTGCGCCGGAACTCGCATGCCTTGGAGGCCGACTTTGACCAGGTGTCGTCCCGCCTTTCAGAGGTCACGGCGCAGCTGGCAGCGGCCGACGCCGAGCGGCGGCTTTTGGCGGTACAGAACCGCGAGCTGGGCGAGGCCAGGACGCAGGACGGCAGCGTTCTTCGCGCCCTGGCTCCGGTGGCCGAAAAGCTGTCCGCGGTCCAGCAGCAGGTGGCTCTGCTGGAGCGGGACCGGGTGGAACAGTACGGCCAACTGGCACAGCAGCTGCAGGAGGCAAGGCTGTCCGATGAACAGCTCATCCGGTCCACGCATGCCCTGGAATCCGCCCTGCGCTCCAACAGCGCCAGGGGCCAATGGGGGGAGGTGCAGCTCCGGCGCGTAGTGGAGGCCGCGGGCATGCTGCGCCACGTGGACTTCGTGGAGCAGGTGCACAGCGCCGGCCACGACTCCGCTGTCCGCCCCGACCTGGTGGTGCAGTTGCCGGGCGACAAGCAGCTGGTAGTGGACGCCAAAGTCCCGCTCTCGTCCTACCTTGAGGCGCAGGAACCCGGAGCGGTGGACCCGCGCCCGGGCCAGCCGTCCGGGCTGCAGCCGGCCAACGAGGGACGGAACCGGCAAGCCCTGCTGGCAGCGCACGCCAAAGCCCTGAGGGCGCACGTGGACGCGCTGGGCACAAAGAAGTACTGGGACATCCCGGGGAACTCCCCGGAACTGGTGGTCTGCTTCATTCCGGCCGAATCCATCCTCGCTGCAGCACTCACGGCCGACGCCGGGCTCCTGGACCACGCGTTGTCGCGAAACGTGGTCCTGGCCTCCCCCAGCACCCTGCTGGCCGTGCTGAAGTCCGTGGCCTTCACGTGGCGCCAGGACGTCCTGACGGACAGTGCACGCGAGCTGTTCGAGCTCGCGCGGCAGCTGTACGACCGGATGGGAACCCTGGGCGAAAACGTGAGCAAACTGGGCTCATCCCTGAAGTCGTCGGTGGACCGCTACAACGCGATGGTGGGCACCCTGGAAGCCCGTGTCCTGCCCACGGCGCGGAAGCTCAACTCCCTCGAGGAGACCGGTCTGGTGACACCGCCGGTGGTGGAGGTGACCCCCCGCGCGCTGGTGGCACCCGAACTCCAGGGCGACGAGGAAGCGGCCTGA
- a CDS encoding exodeoxyribonuclease VII small subunit, protein MTEQKPQSDVAALSYEEAREQLIAVVGRLEAGGASLEESLALWERGEALAARCEEWLEGARKRLAAARDQPL, encoded by the coding sequence ATGACCGAACAGAAACCACAGTCCGACGTCGCAGCCCTGAGCTATGAGGAGGCGCGGGAGCAGCTCATCGCAGTGGTGGGCAGGCTGGAAGCAGGAGGGGCAAGCCTGGAGGAATCCCTGGCCCTGTGGGAACGCGGCGAGGCGCTGGCCGCACGCTGCGAGGAGTGGCTGGAAGGCGCGCGGAAGCGGCTGGCAGCGGCCCGGGATCAGCCACTCTAA